Proteins encoded by one window of Anopheles maculipalpis chromosome 2RL, idAnoMacuDA_375_x, whole genome shotgun sequence:
- the LOC126558100 gene encoding serine--tRNA synthetase-like protein Slimp, with amino-acid sequence MLKLIVLPKTNGRFFSSALYLTGDKAREQFAVLVPYLDFKHKLGDFERLKRNVRLRRYQQLDCDNLIHQWELYREVEKRKKDIEQYRIELQKRIQQSSCEEEQKQLKSRAILARDDLKTLKEQSYKVADAFIANSFLSIPNDLHERTPEQESKCTYEKPAPAGMNRSTDVDLLQEQLEDFGPSHLYMTGDAAWMDLRLPMHCCETFRQNNCILFCNPDFVRSFLVEAAMIDKDSLYLVREDDEPEDKVNLLHLCGGGSLLSFLGYFTKLSVFPSALPLRLVASGKRYHFQRAQSNEVHVFGACKTAQEAEQMFDEMVQNYKRFYDPLPIGYRIVQVAAPDLRPIESMRVDVEVFDGRKESYVKVAELGYYTDFLSKRIAFIYHEGKVQHFPHVVAGTVLSSVELIKLFLSNGITLADLPMINTFAK; translated from the coding sequence ATGTTAAAGTTAATTGTATTACCAAAGACAAATGGaagatttttctcttctgcaCTCTACCTAACCGGTGATAAAGCACGAGAGCAGTTTGCTGTGCTAGTACCCTACCTCGACTTCAAGCACAAACTGGGTGATTTTGAACGATTGAAACGAAACGTGCGCCTACGAAGGTACCAGCAGCTAGATTGTGACAATCTTATACACCAATGGGAACTGTATCGAGAGGTGGAAAAGCGTAAAAAAGATATAGAACAGTACCGTATAGAGCTTCAGAAACGAATACAGCAGTCGAGTTGTGAGGAGGAACAAAAGCAACTCAAATCACGAGCCATTCTAGCACGCGATGATTTAAAAACGCTCAAAGAGCAAAGCTACAAAGTGGCCGACGCATTCATTGCCAACAGTTTCCTATCCATACCAAATGATCTTCACGAACGTACGCCGGAGCAAGAAAGTAAATGTACGTACGAAAAACCAGCACCAGCCGGGATGAATCGTTCCACAGACGTTGATCTACTGCAGGAACAGCTGGAAGACTTTGGTCCATCCCACCTCTATATGACAGGAGACGCGGCCTGGATGGACCTACGACTACCGATGCATTGTTGTGAAACGTTCAGGCAGAATAATTGCATCCTGTTCTGCAATCCCGACTTTGTGCGCAGTTTTCTCGTTGAGGCGGCCATGATCGACAAGGATTCGTTGTATCTTGTACGGGAAGACGATGAACCAGAGGATAAGGTGAACCTATTGCATCTATGTGGCGGAGGCTCGCTTCTAAGCTTTCTCGGATACTTTACCAAACTGTCGGTGTTTCCTTCGGCTCTGCCTTTGCGATTAGTTGCCAGCGGTAAGCGTTACCATTTCCAGCGGGCTCAATCGAATGAGGTGCACGTATTTGGGGCCTGCAAAACAGCTCAGGAAGCGGAACAAATGTTTGACGAGATGGTGCAGAACTACAAACGATTCTACGATCCGCTTCCTATCGGCTATCGGATTGTACAGGTAGCGGCACCCGATCTTCGACCAATCGAATCGATGCGCGTCGATGTGGAAgttttcgatggccggaagGAGAGCTACGTAAAGGTGGCGGAGCTAGGGTATTATACGGATTTTCTCAGCAAACGAATTGCGTTCATTTACCACGAAGGGAAAGTACAACACTTTCCGCACGTGGTAGCAGGCACTGTGTTGAGCTCGGTAGAGTTGATCAAGTTGTTTCTAAGCAACGGTATAACGCTGGCCGATTTGCCAATGATAAACACATtcgcaaaataa